A region of the Canis aureus isolate CA01 chromosome 5, VMU_Caureus_v.1.0, whole genome shotgun sequence genome:
ggggggggtggaggcggCCGGCCTGCCGCGCCGGGTTTCGGCTTGGTGGGGTGAGGGGCCGCTGCGGAGCGGGAACTCGCGGGTGGGCCGGCAGCTCCCTCCGGCTGCCGAGGCGTCGCGGCGGCTCCCCGAGCGCCCCGCGGGAGAGGGGCGGCCGTCCTGGCCGTCTCCACCTGAAAGATTGCATCAGCTGCTTGCTCTGCGGCGTTGCTGGTTAGTGAAATAGAGATAGGGTTTCGTGGAAATGTCACTACCAGTCCTTTCGCGTTGAGTTGCACTTCAAAGTGTTTCAGGAGGCGAAAGTCCTGGAAGCTGCGGCGCAGGCGCGCGACCGTCCCGGAGCCGCAGGGCGCGGCGCGCGGCGACACCTCCCGGAGCCGCCGGGGAGCGCAGCGCCGAAGCCTCCTAGGGCTCCGCGCTGCTTcagcctcttccctccctttttgAACGTGCTTTTTGCTCAGGGACCGAGCTTTCCATACCTTTTAAAGTCTCCCTTCAGTCGGGAAAAGGCCCCTGGggtggtgtgtgggtgtgtgtgtgtggggggggttaaGGTTCTGCGTCCTTCCTCCACAAACACTTGCGTGGAGAATTTCCCCTTTGTCCAGAGGATCAAAGAAAATAGCTCCGTGGGAAAGAGCGGGGGCGGCAGGACCGCCAGCATCCCTTGCTCTATTCCCGCCGTCCAGTGGTTGAGCTCGGGAAGCTCCCGAGAGGCGGGAGAGGCAGGCGTGAGCTCCCCACGGGAACGTTCGAGAGCTGGCAGCACCCTGACCGGGCCCATCCCTAGGGCGGGCGCGGGGGAGAGGGGCCGGCCCCGCTGCGAGATCCGGAGCCTAAATACCATTTTCCCTCAGGTCGCTTAACAACCGTCCGGTCCCCTCCAGCTCTAGGCGCTGGCCGCTGGCCAAGCTCTCCCGCCTTTCAAGACAGTGTCCTTGCCGCCACGTGCCCCTGGCGGCAAGCAGGCCATTTCAAAGCGAGATGCGCGTTAGTGCGGCTCCGTCCCTGCCTCACCTCCGctggcgggcgcggggcgggcgcgtcCCTCGGAGCCCGACGCCCCCGAGAGCGGGCCGCGCGGCCTACGGCGCCCAGGCGTCCAGGCGTCCAGGCGTCCAGGCgcggggggccccggggccccggggacaGCGGCCGGGCGGCGCCGCTCAcccgggccgccccctcccccctccccctccccctgccccgatGCTCAGGGCCAGGCAGAACGGCGGGAAGGTGAGGCACAAGCGGCAGGCCCTGCAAGACATGGCGCGGCCCCTGAAGCAGTGGCTCTACAAGCACCGTGACAACCCGTACCCCACCAAGACTGAGAAGATCCTCTTGGCGCTCGGCTCGCAGATGACGCTCGTGCAGGTAACGGCGGCCCAGGAGCCGGCCCGCGGCGTGTTTGCGCCAACCCCCGCCTGACGCCTCCCGAGCCGAGCCGGTGGGACGGGGCCGGCGGAGGCCCGTCCTGGGGCTCGGGCTCCTGCCCTGGGTCTCCCCTCAATCTGAGCTGTCGATTCAGTGCTCGTGCTCGATGCAGGAGGGACGCGTGGTGCTTTGTGAAGGAGGGAGGTGAAAAGTCACCTGCGAGTTATGACAAGGTGCCATGCATAGATGGGTAGGATGGGACGACCTGCAGTGATTTTCAGACGTGAGCGTGCATCAGAGTCGCCTGGAGGACTTGTTCAAACCCACACTGCTAGGCCCCACACGGGAGTTTCTGATTCAGGGGTAGGTCTGGAGTGGGGtcaattatttgcatttctaacaagttttcaGGATACTAAAGTTGCTGGCCCTGGCTGAAACTTTGAGAACCGTGTACAAACAAAGGCACTACACATTAGGGCCCCACATGAAAGGTCGATTACAGGCTGACTTTCAGAATTACCTTGACTAATAGAGCcaagagatggagaggaagagcaagaggtggatttttttaaatttaatttaattgtatttattttattaagtaagaGGCATCCCGAGCATTAGCTAGAATCCACACAATTTTGCTGCTGGTATCTTTCTACTGGGGTTGAGAAGAGGCCAATTTCAAGTGGTTGGTTTACCACTTTGTTAAGTGCAGAGAAAGGGTGCAGGTTTGTTTCTTCTCTAGTGAACAACACTTCTTTATATTTGACTTTTCCGTACGTAATCTTACTTGATATTCCCCCAAAATATGGTGAGTTAGAGCAGTAATGAGCATTTTACAGGTGATGTGACCAAGGCACTGTGGCAGTTAAATGTTACTAAGGGATAGAAGTAGTCTTGGAAATAATGTAATTCCAGATCAAATGCTCTTTCCAACGCACCACAGACTTCTTTAATAAGTGTGGTGACATGAACTTTTATACATGCAAACAGAACAAATTTATTcagaaacaggaggaggaggtAAGTGAGCTGAGAAGTTTCATGTATGATAGTAGCAACTACATTACTGCATTTGTGAAGTTTTGGTCATTCCATTAAATTTATAGTGAGGGAGGCCCCAAATAAAAGATAATACTTAACTActagataaaataaaacttgctttCCAGAGTATTGAAGGTTGACATTTTAGGAATTGCTGGAAAGTTTGACAAAGCATGAAAGTTGACTTGTATTCAAGcttattaaaactataatatGCATTTGTCTGCTTATATTCAGAATACAATTGTAGAGAATAACATCTGTTTTGCTTCATGTTAACAGGCAATAGTATTAATAGTGATTTGCTGTAGCACTGGAGGGGAAAATTTATTTAGTGTTCTTGGCTCAGTATCTGTTTAACATAAAACTATGAATTTTCAGTGATTCTAGTCAGAAAAACTTGACTcgtgaaaataaatacatatgctcaaatttcagtttaaacaggtatgctatttattttgaaaatacactAGTTTATAGAACTATTTGAATACTTCACAATGATGTCAGCAATAAAACATTAGATTAATTTGGTATATCATACAGTTCCATACTTAATGCTTGCCGTCCTTTTATACGGAAAGCATATGGCatatttagactttttttaattatgaaaagtaACATCGTCATTAGCAGAGACATTTAAAGTTTTGTGTACAATAGTACTGTTGAGTTGCAATGCAAGCAGTCATAATTTTAATACAGAACCAAATTATTTTCTACCTATAATGATAGCTCAAATGCAAATAACCATTCTTTCTGCATTAAGAGCTTGGTAACTCTATTATGGTTTTctaattatactttatattttcattgtattttctttctcttacactactcctcagaaaataaaaatgcacaaaattatttgatttttaagtgaaGCGaagataattatttataataataagtgATTCCTGCttaatgattttcaaatttttatagcAAATGAAGTTGGTTTCTGGAACTTTATAGtgattaacagaaaaaataaaaatgtgtggaaTAGGCAAGGGACTTTAAGTATAATAATCCAATTTTGGTCCAGTTATTTTCAATGAGGCATAATAAGATATCCATGTAagaatatctgtatatatatgtgtgtgtgtgtgtgtatgtatacatacgtATCTAtctacagctgacccttgaacaacccAAGAGTTAGAGATACCAACCCTCCTGCAAGTCAAAAATCTATATATAGCTTTGacttcccaaaaacttaactactaataacctgctgttgactggaagcctcatCAATGACATGAACAGTCGATAgaaacatattttgtgtgttatacATATCATATACCATACTCTTATAATGAAGTGacctagagaaattaaaatattagtaagaaaattataaggaagagaaaatacatttacaatagtactgatttggtgaaaaaaaaatctgtgcataaGTGGttccatgcagttcaaacctgtgttgtgcAAGGGTCAGCTGCACTTATATTGCATTGTATGGGGGAGTTTGTGAAAGTCAGACATACATTCAACATTCAAGCAAATTCTGACTCTCTGGGAAAccaaataaattatgtaaatactTTACACTTCTGGAGGAAAAATAGAAAGCTATGGGCTGAATAAAGCTTTTGATCTCTGCAAATTAGAGCCCTATTTAATGAATCACGTTCTCCCAGTGAACAAATTTCTACTGTGGAGTCAGGTTTCTTGAGAATAGTGATCATGTCTTTTTCATCTTCACACTCCCCATGTTATCCAGCACTGTATTTTCCATAAACTGTTCATACATGTTTGTAGAGTGAATAGGTTCTTTTGGGGAATACCGCTATAATCACCATGTGGCTTTCCAAAGTATCATTTTGAAAACTAGAGAATGTCTTGAAATCTTATAGATATTCTAGTTTTTAAATCCATTCCATTGAATACACAGGGAGCAGCTCATTATCCTTAATGCTATATGATGGTTCCATACAACGGCATGAATGTAACTCATTTTATCATCTTCAGTATGTCTGgaaatatgtcatatttttaatgtctgtgaATAAATATGGGGTGTTCCCCTTATTTCTAGTTCCAAACTCCTATTTCTTGTTTATTGCAGTaccttctgtctctgtttctataACTGATGTTAATAAGCAATTAACATAACTTTTATTCCTTAACTATTAGAGTGTCTTGTATTTTGACAATTTCCTTcacatttaacattttccttttggcTGTGTATCAGGCCATTAAGCTttccataaaacatatttttgctttgttttgttactcttaaattgataaggaagaacaTAAAACCTGGTCAGCAGTCCCACTAAACCTAGAAGCATAGAATTGAAACTTTAGTGGAGGAAATGTTTTTAGCACCTCAAAAGGTACTTTTTCTGATAAATAGAAGCACTAAGGACATTAATCtacacttatattttatttatccctgaCAAATGAAGCTAAAAGAGTTCTTTGTTGTTAACCTGACATCTTACTACCTAATGAGATATACACATTTCCATAAAATTAAcaggtagtgtgtgtgtgtgtgtgtgtgtgtgtgtgtgtgtactttaaCCAaccaaaatattccattgtgcttAATCTCTGTGGCTGCCCATTGcttaaacattataaaaaatatactctGTATTATCAAAATGTGAAGAGCTTTATTGTGGAATGACATAAAGTGGCATGCATTTAGGGTTTATATTATTGTAGGATATAGAGCATACTGCAGAATAATTGCCTTGGAAGAAGTTTTTCAGAGAAGGACAGATGGGTGCTATATCTGGTTTCAGTGTTGCCCATTgttcatgtgtatatattttaaaacatagttattatattttttctggatTATAAGAGTGAACTGTCTCCTTGAGTTGACTTCTTTCATGATCCCAATGCAGAGTGCAATGCACATTGAGCTTGAGATTATGTTTAATGATTGGGTGTTAATGTTTCCTTTACTTATAGAAGTTTCACATTTCTATGATAATGGCTAAACATACCAATGTACCATTGATTAAAACTGCTCTGTTCTAAGATTTTGCCCCTTCTGTTGACATAACTCCATTTTTGCTTGGTGAGTGCTTCTGCCGGAATATGTATGTAGTTATCAACTGCAAGGATTATAGCAACTgttaaattttcaacaaaatttcaAATTGGTCTTTCTACATTATTCcaagtgttatactatatggaATAGAAATGAGGTTGTCAATATTTCAGTTGGGTAACTCAGAATAAgttttttaattctgtatgtTCAAAGGTGGACAGATGCTGGCTTATCCCTTTGGGTTTACTATAATGATTGCTCTGTCAATACGATGAATGTAAACACCTTGGTTAAAGTAGGGATGAAAATTACTAGTTTTTCTCTTCCAACTTCTAGATATTTGGTTCTCCAAGTTTTCACTATAAAATACCTTGTTTCTTAAGCTCTGAGTTTGACATCAAAATGATGTTGCAGAACCTATCCATAGTAAGGAGGCCTGTTTCGtgtaaaatagaatttaatgagATTTGCATGACAACCTGAAGGAATCCATAGTAAGTTGAAGGTAGAAAAATCTGAACTGGTATTTTTACCTTCTGTGAAACAGATGGAGTTTGCATTAGTGCatcaggaccaaaaaaaaaaaaaaaaaaaaaaagaaaaagaaaagaaaagaaaaacagtatttatgCAAATTTGTTAACCAACTGTTTGCTGTTTACATGACAATGCAAGCAGATATTAAACACCTTAAATTGTACAATAAATTTCTAGTGATAAAGTACTGGCAGAGTGAATATATTAGCAGATTGCTTGCCAGTCAAACTTATGAAATCAGGTTACAGACAGCTCATCTTAGATATCAGCAGACCTTTTTGGAAAATCTTCTAACATGTGATAAATATATTATGGTAAGAActaattatataaaacataaaaaggataTGACCCCTGTATTTGAAAAACTGTAATCCCACCATGATATTCAAAGGTCCCAATTTTTGTATGTTAGAATTATAGTCTTAATGTCCTTGGAAATTAGAAGGccattgcatttaaataaaaatatgcagagTCACGTAAGAATTGGATTACACTGTACTATATGATGGTTGTGCTAAAGTTTAAGACATAAACACACATGTCTGATTGCTCCAAAAGGGCAGTGGTCAAAAGCAGAAGGTAGATTAGTACCAActataaaaggaataaattaacaCTTTTGTAGGAGAGCTTAGACTGTATTTCACAGATCTTAGTTTTTAGAGTTGGCAAGGATGTTAGGAACCATCTaatgcattttatagatgaagggtttgaagttcagaaaagttaagtgacttcTGTAGATTCACACTTGATTTTGGCAAATTCAGAATAGGAAAACATTATGCCACAGTTATAGGATAACAAGATATTGATGAGGATTTGAAGAAGTCAAGCAATTAAATCATAATGGTACATCAACACTTGAAGTTGATGGTGATGGTTAAGATTCATTCAAGTGCATAGAATGGAAGATagagaaatccagaaaaaaaaagttctaaaattccCAGTTACTACTAACAAAAACCTGAATAAATACTTCGGCTATGACTTGGAGAGTAGAGGAAGGTTTGAAGACTAGACCAGGCATTTTGTGCTTCCATAGTAAATGTTCACCCATGTATTTCAGTTAATACATAGTTCCACACTAATCCTTCCATATGTGCAGGGACGAAGTTTATCCTAATATTTAACATTCCTAGCACTGACCACCATAGCTAGAGCACAAGAACTACtcaatgtatatttattgaatgagtatTTGCAGAAGGTGTCTGTCTAGAGGTTGGAGAAGACTAAAAAAATTGAAGCCATATTAAATCATAGTATAATAGCACAACTTGATAGGAAGAGGGCTTGATAAAAACTAAAACTTCTGGAATGCCATGGTGAGTTATTACATCAATGCACATAAATTTAAGGGGACAGTTATTACTTAAGACTCAAAGGTAATTAATATTGGATATATATTACCTAtgatatattttctgtatatatgtgtgtgtgcatgtgtatgtgtgtgtatgtaaattgGGAAAAACCACcatgttttaaaaacttgtagagtcaaagaggaaaaaaatgtagttctgtttttttaaaaagtaggattcACCATAGGCCCATTCAATAATTATGTCTtgagaaatatgtaaaaattgtAGGTTTATATTattaatctctaaaaaaaaaaagaaacttccaacGTAAGCACTGCCACACAAACTATTGTTGTAATGTGGACTCatgttctagaaaaaaattggcagaaaGACGTAATTCTCTTTCCatatatcattcttttaaaagcaaatattggCCCTTTGggttatttacatatattttttcctgatgaTAGCCAGATATTTTCAAGGAAATCTCAAGCACCATTCTAACTTCCAGAAATACAATAGtatctattaaaaagaaatggaagtaactttcttttgttttgcagtgtttgtttctttgcattcAGCTATTTTCTTTGGAAGCATTTGACTTTCAACTTAAAGctgagtgttaaaaaaaaaaaaaaaagctgagtgttattggcatttctctctctctacttctctgaTTGCTGTATCTGACTGCTGTGCTAGTTTCTCTGTTATAATTCTGTCTCTTTGATCTCTGGAGGTTTCCAGGGTTTGGTCTTCAGCCATCTCCCTGACTACTCAAAGCTGCCGCCGACACTTCTGTGCATTTGACCCACATCTGATTTTCTTCTCCCTTGAGTCTCAgatatcatttttactttcttccttcacATCTCACCTGTATGCTTTTCCAGTACCTCAGACTAATCGTTCCCTAAACCAAGCACATCATTTCACCCATAAACAGTTCTACTTTCCTTCTCAAAATGGCATTGTCCTTCTCTTGGTTACAAAGGAATGGCTCAAGgtcatttttaactctttccctcttcctcacccACCACAATGTCTCTGGAATTTGACTTATATTTGTTCTCAAGTCCTCTTTATTGGGAACACACTTTCCTACCCATTATACCTGACACACTCCTTCAATGTTTCACTTAATTCCTCATGAAGTCTTAAGTCATACATGAAAGTAACCCCTTCTTCCTTTGGATtcctgtatcattttattttaatgcctcTTAAGCCATTCAATCACATTCTTTCCTATACTAAAGTTATTTGTACACTATCCTACCTCTTACTAGACTGAGCATTTGATGGCAaagcctgttctttttttaattattattattcctagaacacagtaggtgctcagtctctgtagtaagtgctcagcatttgttgaatgaatgaatgaatgtctagTACTATTGCATTCTGAGAATATTTAATGATCAGAGATACTGTGAGAGGCTTAGGTCCCTTGTGGGAAAGTAATATGTGATgggtaatattttttgttttgttaattgaaaaataaaacttttttaggTGTCAAATTGGTTTGCTAATGCAAGACGTCGGCTTAAGAATACCGTTCGACAGCCAGATTTAAGCTGGGCTTTACGAATAAAACTGTACAACAAGTATGTTCAAGGAAACGCTGAGCGACTTAGTGTAAGCAGCGATGATTCATGTTCTGaaggtttgttaatatttttattttgctttccctcTATTAATAAGAAGTTCACCCCAAGTGCTGTTTTTTAAGGTTGACTCCACTAAATATGATGGTACtctaatgattcttttttattgcgTGAAGTAACTTCATTTTTACAATTCTATAAATGACCAACAGAATATGGCTGCTTCCTCTTGTTTATAGATTTATCATGTGTCAGAATAACATTTTCTGTGAAATTCGTTAAAATTAAGATACCATAGGGAGAGATTACATAGATTCCTGCTTCCTTTCCCTAAAAATTAACCTGAGGTATCAAAGACaatttaatatactttaaatattctttatttatgtatatatttaatgattGACTATAACAGGGAATAGTATATGTAAGTACTACCTATTGGTATTTTTCTCCCTTAGATGGAGAAAATCCTCCAAGAAACCACATAAATGAAGGGGGCTATAATAATCCAGTTCATCATCCTGTGACTAAAAGTGAAAGCTCAGTCATAAAAGCTGGAGTGAGGCCAGAGTCACAGGCCAGTGAGGACTACGTATCACCCCCCGAATACAAGAGCAGCTTATTGAATCGTTACCTTAACGACTCCTTGAGACATGTCATGGCCACAAATGCTGCCATGATGGGAAAGACAAGGCAAAGAAACCATTCGGGATCTTTTAG
Encoded here:
- the LOC144313634 gene encoding homeobox protein Mohawk-like isoform X5, with amino-acid sequence MNTIVFNKLSGAVLFEDRGAAERERGSRPYGGVLDSAHARPEVDIPDGPPLKDNLGLRHRRTGARQNGGKVRHKRQALQDMARPLKQWLYKHRDNPYPTKTEKILLALGSQMTLVQVSNWFANARRRLKNTVRQPDLSWALRIKLYNKYVQGNAERLSVSSDDSCSEDGENPPRNHINEGGYNNPVHHPVTKSESSVIKAGVRPESQASEDYVSPPEYKSSLLNRYLNDSLRHVMATNAAMMGKTRQRNHSGSFSSNEFEEELVSPSSSETEGNFVYRTGSCHDPTWLLQSGFPLRQEGAFYDPHLIIPLVTNLSQ
- the LOC144313634 gene encoding homeobox protein Mohawk-like isoform X6 produces the protein MNTIVFNKLSGAVLFEDRGAAERERGSRPYGGVLDSAHARPEVDIPDGPPLKDNLGLRHRRTGYAHPPGTPARLQPGQWERARQNGGKVRHKRQALQDMARPLKQWLYKHRDNPYPTKTEKILLALGSQMTLVQVSNWFANARRRLKNTVRQPDLSWALRIKLYNKYVQGNAERLSVSSDDSCSEDGENPPRNHINEGGYNNPVHHPVTKSESSVIKAGVRPESQASEDYVSPPEYKSSLLNRYLNDSLRHVMATNAAMMGKTRQRNHSGSFSSNEFEEELVSPSSSETEGNFVYRTADEL
- the LOC144313634 gene encoding homeobox protein Mohawk-like isoform X1, which encodes MNTIVFNKLSGAVLFEDRGAAERERGSRPYGGVLDSAHARPEVDIPDGPPLKDNLGLRHRRTGYAHPPGTPARLQPGQWERARQNGGKVRHKRQALQDMARPLKQWLYKHRDNPYPTKTEKILLALGSQMTLVQVSNWFANARRRLKNTVRQPDLSWALRIKLYNKYVQGNAERLSVSSDDSCSEDGENPPRNHINEGGYNNPVHHPVTKSESSVIKAGVRPESQASEDYVSPPEYKSSLLNRYLNDSLRHVMATNAAMMGKTRQRNHSGSFSSNEFEEELVSPSSSETEGNFVYRTGSCHDPTWLLQSGFPLRQEGAFYDPHLIIPLVTNLSQ
- the LOC144313634 gene encoding homeobox protein Mohawk-like isoform X3 yields the protein MNTIVFNKLSGAVLFEDRGAAERERGSRPYGGVLDSAHARPEVDIPDGPPLKDNLGLRHRRTGYAHPPGTPARLQPGQWERARQNGGKVRHKRQALQDMARPLKQWLYKHRDNPYPTKTEKILLALGSQMTLVQVSNWFANARRRLKNTVRQPDLSWALRIKLYNKYVQGNAERLSVSSDDSCSEDGENPPRNHINEGGYNNPVHHPVTKSESSVIKAGVRPESQASEDYVSPPEYKSSLLNRYLNDSLRHVMATNAAMMGKTRQRNHSGSFSSNEFEEELVSPSSSETEGNFVYRTGSCHDPTWLLQSGFPLRQEGAFYDPHLIIPLQMNCE
- the LOC144313634 gene encoding homeobox protein Mohawk-like isoform X7 produces the protein MNTIVFNKLSGAVLFEDRGAAERERGSRPYGGVLDSAHARPEVDIPDGPPLKDNLGLRHRRTGYAHPPGTPARLQPGQWERARQNGGKVRHKRQALQDMARPLKQWLYKHRDNPYPTKTEKILLALGSQMTLVQVSNWFANARRRLKNTVRQPDLSWALRIKLYNKYVQGNAERLSVSSDDSCSEDGENPPRNHINEGGYNNPVHHPVTKSESSVIKAGVRPESQASEDYVSPPEYKSSLLNRYLNDSLRHVMATNAAMMGKTRQRNHSGSFSSNEFEEELVSPSSSETEGNFVYRTAHK
- the LOC144313634 gene encoding homeobox protein Mohawk-like isoform X2 translates to MNTIVFNKLSGAVLFEDRGAAERERGSRPYGGVLDSAHARPEVDIPDGPPLKDNLGLRHRRTGYAHPPGTPARLQPGQWERARQNGGKVRHKRQALQDMARPLKQWLYKHRDNPYPTKTEKILLALGSQMTLVQVSNWFANARRRLKNTVRQPDLSWALRIKLYNKYVQGNAERLSVSSDDSCSEDGENPPRNHINEGGYNNPVHHPVTKSESSVIKAGVRPESQASEDYVSPPEYKSSLLNRYLNDSLRHVMATNAAMMGKTRQRNHSGSFSSNEFEEELVSPSSSETEGNFVYRTDYLTGNLQVSTNVYKIYYLWDTWVAQRLSVCLQLRA
- the LOC144313634 gene encoding homeobox protein Mohawk-like isoform X4, with translation MNTIVFNKLSGAVLFEDRGAAERERGSRPYGGVLDSAHARPEVDIPDGPPLKDNLGLRHRRTGYAHPPGTPARLQPGQWERARQNGGKVRHKRQALQDMARPLKQWLYKHRDNPYPTKTEKILLALGSQMTLVQVSNWFANARRRLKNTVRQPDLSWALRIKLYNKYVQGNAERLSVSSDDSCSEDGENPPRNHINEGGYNNPVHHPVTKSESSVIKAGVRPESQASEDYVSPPEYKSSLLNRYLNDSLRHVMATNAAMMGKTRQRNHSGSFSSNEFEEELVSPSSSETEGNFVYRTGHKSQPVRENNQRIKVTHMMGVPRWLSQLCV